Proteins encoded together in one Amphritea japonica ATCC BAA-1530 window:
- a CDS encoding DUF2326 domain-containing protein encodes MLKLSRLYANNNSIFPDIIFRDGLNIIFANVTKEQKDKSSHSLGKTTLLELLNFSLLKQIDKSFFLKNKVFEDFIFYLEIEYDSNKFVTIKRPVKGKICIHSVSIKDKLNYLDDKDWDFSSLSLKKAKEIFDSIVFIKDLRKNDFTFRNGLRYCLRKQTQYENTFKVNASRETDSAWKPYLAQVLGINSILVKEKYAANKQVESIKNAIKQIESLPQESTQSLEAEIAQLGAHISRMQAELDKFDFRKADTEINSELIDNTSLQVSDFNKKLYEIDQRLHAINESLRTEFSFDLDKVVELFGEVEIHFPDQLAHSYHDLINLNTQMSEGRKIRLKSAKKKLLKERKSTEEYLSLATEKQKELASILLQKDAFSKYKVMQARLSREESRLAVLQERVEKLDYASSLSDRLESAVSSQSDAAKLLEKATRVRENAQMKHAVEVFSEIVEYVLSMSAFIFTNTNSEGNIEFKIGLKDQTSVNDGFSYTRTLSAIFDITLLSIHSNDSFYKFSYHDGLFESLDDRVKFKLIDKMREISESHGLQFIISVLDSDIPISETGERSYFSQDEIIRELHDEGNSGRLFRMPAF; translated from the coding sequence ATGCTAAAACTGAGTCGTTTATACGCAAATAATAACAGCATTTTTCCGGACATAATATTTAGGGACGGCCTGAACATTATCTTTGCGAATGTAACAAAAGAGCAGAAAGACAAATCGTCTCACAGCTTAGGAAAAACTACCCTACTTGAACTGTTGAATTTTTCTCTATTAAAACAAATTGACAAATCTTTTTTTCTAAAAAACAAAGTCTTTGAAGATTTTATTTTTTACCTAGAAATTGAATACGATTCAAACAAATTTGTTACTATAAAAAGGCCTGTAAAGGGTAAAATTTGCATACATTCTGTTTCTATAAAAGACAAGCTTAATTACTTAGATGATAAAGACTGGGACTTCAGCTCCCTTAGCTTGAAAAAAGCAAAAGAAATATTTGATTCTATTGTTTTTATAAAAGATCTGAGGAAAAATGATTTCACTTTTCGAAATGGTTTGAGATATTGTTTGAGAAAGCAAACTCAATACGAAAACACATTCAAAGTAAATGCTAGCCGAGAGACCGACTCTGCATGGAAACCATATTTGGCACAGGTACTAGGCATAAATTCTATTCTTGTAAAAGAAAAGTACGCTGCTAATAAGCAAGTTGAATCTATAAAGAATGCAATCAAACAGATTGAATCTCTACCCCAAGAAAGCACTCAAAGTTTAGAGGCTGAAATTGCCCAATTAGGGGCTCATATTTCAAGGATGCAGGCTGAGTTAGATAAATTTGATTTTAGAAAAGCTGACACAGAAATCAATAGCGAGCTTATCGATAATACTTCTCTACAAGTATCCGATTTTAACAAGAAGCTATATGAAATAGACCAGAGACTCCATGCGATAAATGAATCACTGAGAACAGAATTCTCTTTTGATTTGGATAAAGTTGTTGAACTTTTTGGCGAAGTAGAGATTCATTTTCCGGATCAACTTGCACACTCATATCATGATCTAATTAATTTAAATACTCAGATGTCTGAGGGCAGAAAAATCAGACTAAAAAGTGCAAAGAAAAAATTGCTTAAGGAAAGAAAAAGTACAGAAGAATATTTGAGTCTTGCAACAGAAAAACAAAAAGAACTTGCAAGTATACTGCTACAAAAGGATGCCTTCTCTAAATACAAAGTAATGCAAGCTCGGTTGAGTAGAGAGGAAAGTAGACTTGCCGTATTGCAAGAAAGAGTTGAAAAGTTAGACTACGCTTCATCTTTGTCAGACAGGCTCGAGTCGGCAGTAAGCTCACAAAGCGACGCAGCTAAATTATTAGAAAAAGCAACCCGAGTTCGTGAAAATGCACAAATGAAACATGCTGTTGAAGTTTTCAGTGAGATTGTTGAGTATGTGCTCTCGATGTCAGCTTTTATTTTTACAAATACTAACTCTGAGGGAAATATAGAGTTTAAAATAGGTTTAAAAGATCAAACGTCAGTTAATGATGGTTTTTCATATACACGAACATTATCGGCTATTTTTGATATTACTCTACTTTCAATACACTCAAATGATAGCTTCTACAAGTTTAGTTACCATGATGGTCTCTTTGAGAGTCTTGATGACAGAGTCAAATTTAAGCTCATTGATAAAATGAGGGAAATTTCTGAGAGCCATGGTTTGCAGTTCATTATTAGTGTACTTGATAGTGATATTCCTATTTCAGAAACAGGAGAACGGTCATATTTTTCACAGGATGAAATAATTCGTGAGTTGCATGACGAAGGTAACTCCGGAAGACTTTTCAGAATGCCTGCTTTCTAA
- a CDS encoding gamma carbonic anhydrase family protein yields MTIRSYQNTTPKLGKAAFVDPTAVVLGDVELGDNVSIWPLTVIRGDMHRIRIGNRTSVQDGSVLHITHAGPFNPDGYPLIIGDDVTIGHQAMLHGCTIGSRVLVGMGAMVMDGAVVEDDVIIGAGSLVPPGKTLKSGHLYVGRPVKEARALTEKEMEFFTYTAGNYVKLKDKHLSEGYE; encoded by the coding sequence ATGACCATCCGCAGCTATCAGAACACCACACCCAAGCTGGGTAAAGCAGCCTTTGTCGACCCAACCGCCGTCGTTCTGGGGGATGTCGAACTGGGTGACAATGTGTCCATCTGGCCGCTCACCGTCATCCGTGGCGACATGCACCGCATCCGTATCGGTAACCGCACCAGCGTACAGGATGGCTCGGTACTGCATATCACCCACGCAGGCCCCTTTAACCCGGATGGCTACCCGCTGATCATTGGTGACGACGTCACCATCGGCCACCAGGCGATGCTCCACGGCTGCACTATCGGCAGTCGCGTATTAGTCGGCATGGGCGCGATGGTCATGGACGGCGCCGTGGTAGAAGACGACGTCATCATCGGCGCAGGCAGCCTGGTGCCCCCGGGTAAAACCCTCAAAAGCGGCCACCTCTACGTCGGCCGCCCGGTCAAAGAAGCCCGCGCACTCACCGAGAAGGAGATGGAATTCTTTACGTATACGGCGGGGAATTATGTGAAGCTTAAGGATAAGCATCTTTCGGAAGGATACGAATAA
- the prlC gene encoding oligopeptidase A, with the protein MTNPLLQDHLLPPFSEITPEHVEPAVDQLLADSRAVIEQVLDGNGSPDWNNLVVPLEQSQDRLAKAWSPVSHLNSVVNSDELRDAYNACLPKLSQFWTEMGQHQGLFEAYEKLAGSDAYQALDEPQRKVIDNALRDFRLSGIALNDADKQRYGELQQKLSELTTKFSENVMDATDGWSKLIADEAELEGLPASALAAAKQLAGAKGDEGWLITLDFPSYFAVITYADNRELRREVYEAFATRASDQGPGEGKWDNSAVMTEILTLRAELAKLLGFGNYAEYSLATKMADTTDQVVGFLTDLGEKSRPQAQKEFQELQAFALEEFSEPELQSWDISYYSEKLKQVRYAISQEELRPYFPMTKVLAGMFQVTGKLFGIEIEEVAEFDRWHADARLFNVSRQGELIARFFLDPFARAKKRGGAWMDDCRVRRMDNGVLQLPVAYLVCNFNPPVGDDPALLTHNEVTTLFHEFGHGLHHMLTRITYADVSGINGVAWDAVELPSQFLENWCYEPEALEMISGHYQTGEALPAEMLEKMLAAKNFQSGLMMVRQLEFSLFDFELHREYQAGVTDVQSVLNRIRSQVAVITPPEFNRFQHGFSHIFAGGYAAGYYSYKWAEVLSADAFSRFEEEGVFNTDTGSSFRANILEMGGSKEPMELFVAFRGREPSVEPLLRHCGIAG; encoded by the coding sequence ATGACCAATCCGTTGCTGCAAGACCACCTGCTGCCCCCGTTTTCTGAGATTACCCCTGAGCATGTTGAGCCTGCTGTCGATCAGTTATTGGCTGACAGTCGTGCTGTGATCGAGCAGGTGCTGGATGGCAATGGCTCACCTGACTGGAACAATCTTGTGGTGCCGTTGGAGCAGAGTCAGGACCGTCTGGCGAAAGCCTGGTCACCGGTGTCCCATCTTAATTCGGTTGTTAACAGCGATGAACTGCGGGATGCGTATAACGCCTGCTTGCCTAAGCTGTCTCAGTTCTGGACGGAGATGGGTCAGCATCAGGGGCTGTTTGAGGCCTATGAGAAACTGGCAGGCAGTGACGCGTATCAGGCGCTGGATGAGCCGCAGCGTAAGGTTATCGATAACGCCCTGCGGGATTTCCGCTTATCGGGGATCGCCCTGAATGACGCGGATAAGCAGCGCTACGGCGAACTGCAGCAGAAGTTGTCTGAGCTGACCACTAAGTTCTCTGAAAACGTGATGGATGCGACCGATGGCTGGTCAAAATTAATTGCCGATGAGGCTGAGCTAGAAGGGCTTCCGGCAAGTGCGCTGGCGGCAGCAAAGCAGTTAGCCGGGGCTAAAGGTGATGAGGGCTGGTTGATCACGCTGGATTTCCCCTCTTACTTCGCGGTGATCACCTATGCGGATAACCGGGAACTGCGGCGTGAGGTGTATGAAGCGTTTGCTACCCGGGCATCTGATCAGGGGCCGGGTGAAGGTAAATGGGATAACAGTGCGGTAATGACCGAGATTCTGACCCTGCGTGCCGAGCTGGCGAAACTGCTTGGCTTTGGTAACTATGCCGAATACAGCCTGGCGACCAAGATGGCTGATACCACCGATCAGGTGGTCGGTTTTCTGACCGATCTGGGTGAGAAGAGCCGTCCCCAGGCGCAGAAAGAGTTTCAGGAGCTACAAGCTTTCGCGTTAGAAGAGTTCAGTGAGCCAGAACTGCAATCATGGGATATCTCCTATTACAGTGAGAAACTGAAGCAGGTGCGTTATGCGATCTCTCAGGAAGAGCTGCGCCCCTACTTTCCGATGACAAAAGTGTTGGCGGGTATGTTTCAGGTGACCGGCAAACTGTTTGGTATCGAGATTGAAGAGGTGGCTGAGTTTGACCGCTGGCATGCCGACGCCCGCCTGTTCAATGTTAGTCGTCAGGGCGAGTTGATCGCCCGCTTCTTCCTCGACCCGTTTGCCCGGGCGAAAAAGCGCGGTGGGGCCTGGATGGATGATTGCCGGGTTCGACGCATGGATAACGGTGTTCTGCAGCTGCCGGTGGCTTATCTGGTCTGCAACTTTAACCCGCCGGTTGGGGATGACCCTGCCCTGCTGACCCATAATGAAGTGACCACCCTGTTCCATGAATTTGGTCACGGTCTGCACCATATGCTCACCCGTATCACCTATGCGGATGTCAGTGGTATCAACGGTGTTGCCTGGGATGCGGTCGAGTTGCCCAGTCAGTTCCTGGAAAACTGGTGTTATGAGCCTGAAGCGCTGGAGATGATTTCCGGTCATTATCAAACCGGTGAGGCGCTGCCTGCCGAGATGCTAGAAAAGATGCTGGCGGCGAAGAACTTCCAGTCCGGCCTGATGATGGTCCGTCAGCTGGAGTTCTCACTGTTTGATTTTGAGCTGCACCGGGAATATCAGGCCGGTGTCACCGATGTGCAGTCGGTTCTGAATCGGATTCGCAGCCAGGTCGCAGTGATTACCCCGCCGGAGTTTAATCGTTTTCAACACGGCTTCAGTCATATTTTTGCCGGTGGTTATGCGGCGGGCTATTACAGCTATAAGTGGGCCGAAGTGTTGTCCGCCGATGCTTTCTCCCGATTCGAAGAGGAAGGCGTATTCAATACCGACACGGGGAGCTCATTCCGGGCAAATATCCTGGAAATGGGCGGTTCTAAAGAGCCGATGGAACTGTTTGTTGCGTTCCGTGGTCGTGAACCGAGTGTTGAACCACTGTTGCGCCATTGTGGTATCGCAGGGTAA
- a CDS encoding YheV family putative zinc ribbon protein produces MTIVKRFIAGAVCPRCAEMDTLKMYRDENREYKECVRCDYTDSMALDGSDQPEAELDTRVNRGGKVELEPAQPLNFVANPGTTKH; encoded by the coding sequence ATGACGATTGTTAAACGTTTTATTGCCGGTGCTGTCTGCCCACGCTGTGCCGAGATGGATACGCTGAAAATGTATCGCGATGAGAACCGCGAGTATAAAGAGTGTGTTCGTTGTGACTACACTGACTCGATGGCGCTGGATGGCTCAGATCAACCTGAAGCTGAGCTGGATACCCGGGTAAACCGTGGCGGAAAAGTTGAGTTAGAGCCCGCCCAGCCACTGAATTTTGTGGCGAACCCCGGTACGACTAAGCATTAA
- a CDS encoding DNA-3-methyladenine glycosylase I: MCHRCAWATATELEQQYHDQVWGVPQTNDQQLFEYLILESAQAGLSWRTILQKREGYTRQYEGFDPATVAAFSPEKAEQMLLDPGIVRNRLKVESSIQGANVFLELAAKHGSFANYIWQFVEGKPIQNSWKSLSEVPAETPQSQAMSKALKKAGMKFVGPTICYAYMQATGMVNDHEVNCIRYQPCLELAEGLQL; this comes from the coding sequence ATGTGCCACCGTTGTGCCTGGGCGACCGCGACAGAGCTGGAACAGCAGTACCATGATCAGGTGTGGGGTGTGCCCCAGACAAATGATCAGCAGCTGTTTGAATATCTTATCCTGGAGAGCGCTCAGGCGGGGTTGAGCTGGCGTACTATCCTGCAAAAGCGTGAGGGTTACACCCGTCAGTACGAGGGCTTTGATCCGGCCACTGTGGCTGCGTTTTCACCAGAGAAGGCGGAACAGATGCTGCTTGATCCGGGTATCGTCCGCAACCGGCTTAAAGTGGAGTCTTCGATCCAAGGCGCGAATGTCTTTCTTGAGCTGGCCGCTAAACATGGCAGTTTTGCCAACTATATCTGGCAGTTTGTTGAGGGGAAACCGATTCAAAACAGCTGGAAAAGCCTCAGCGAAGTCCCCGCTGAAACCCCGCAGTCTCAGGCGATGAGTAAAGCGCTGAAGAAAGCGGGTATGAAATTTGTCGGTCCGACAATCTGCTATGCCTACATGCAGGCCACCGGGATGGTCAATGATCACGAAGTGAACTGTATCCGTTATCAGCCCTGTCTTGAGCTGGCAGAAGGTTTACAGCTTTAA
- a CDS encoding PQQ-dependent sugar dehydrogenase, translating to MTQRILLFTLLYSLSHASLADLPLERLRLPAGYTLSVVAEVDNARQIALGEPGTLFVGSRRAGKVYRLRDSDGDGIYEQQEILLKRLNMPSGIAYRDGDLYIAAVNQILRITDAGTQPQRPVATELITDYLPDIKHHGWKYLKFGPDGELYFNLGAPCNICLSDDPRFASILKLNLQTTRQTIVAHGVRNSVGFAWHPSSHELWFTDNGRDHLGDDQPDDELNRLSEPGQHFGYPYVHAGDIPDPALHQGQSFSDYQSPVLKLGAHVAPLGLSFYTGNQFPDANQNSLFIAEHGSWNRSSKVGYRVVQVDTSATPITQRVFIEGWLQGESAWGRPVDIVTDRDGSLLISDDKAGVIYRVSYRKP from the coding sequence ATGACCCAGAGAATCCTGCTGTTCACACTGCTTTATAGCCTGTCACATGCTTCACTGGCAGACCTGCCTCTGGAGCGGCTAAGGCTACCGGCTGGCTATACGCTGTCGGTAGTGGCCGAAGTAGATAACGCGCGGCAGATCGCCCTAGGGGAGCCAGGAACCCTGTTTGTCGGCAGTCGACGCGCAGGTAAGGTCTACCGCCTCAGAGACAGCGATGGTGACGGTATTTATGAACAGCAAGAGATTCTGTTGAAGCGGCTCAATATGCCCAGCGGCATCGCCTATCGGGATGGCGATCTCTACATCGCCGCCGTGAACCAGATTTTGCGGATAACCGATGCTGGCACTCAGCCTCAGCGACCTGTTGCCACAGAGCTGATCACGGATTACCTGCCTGACATAAAGCACCACGGCTGGAAATATCTGAAATTCGGGCCTGACGGAGAGCTGTATTTTAATCTCGGGGCTCCCTGCAATATCTGTCTCAGTGATGACCCTCGCTTTGCCTCCATCCTGAAGCTCAACCTGCAGACAACGCGACAAACGATTGTGGCGCACGGCGTGCGTAACTCGGTTGGCTTTGCCTGGCATCCCAGCAGCCACGAACTCTGGTTTACCGATAATGGCCGGGATCATCTGGGGGATGACCAGCCCGATGATGAACTCAATCGCCTCAGCGAACCGGGCCAGCACTTTGGCTACCCCTATGTGCATGCCGGTGATATTCCTGATCCGGCCCTGCATCAGGGCCAGTCCTTTAGCGACTATCAATCCCCGGTACTGAAGCTGGGCGCACATGTCGCCCCGCTAGGCTTGAGTTTCTACACGGGTAATCAGTTTCCCGATGCGAATCAGAACAGCCTGTTTATCGCCGAACACGGCTCATGGAACCGTTCCAGCAAAGTCGGTTACCGGGTAGTTCAGGTGGATACCTCGGCCACGCCGATCACGCAACGGGTGTTTATTGAGGGCTGGTTACAGGGGGAAAGCGCCTGGGGCAGGCCGGTGGATATCGTTACCGATCGGGATGGCAGCCTGCTCATCTCAGACGATAAAGCCGGGGTTATTTACCGAGTCAGCTATCGCAAACCCTGA
- a CDS encoding DMT family transporter — protein sequence MLQQIQNIPLGLRFMLLSSLGFALMGASVKAVSQYGIPLMEIVIARALVSLIISYVDVKRKGIAIWGHNKLLLSARGVVGAAALICVYYSVTTLPLAEATVLQYLHPVFTALLAFMLLGERVQVSTMICIFLSITGLVVMVKPDLFFAAEVELPLFSVIAALLGAFGSAVAYVIVRRLSQTEDSSVIILYFPLIALPAALILSGGELVMPDGYALLLLILVGIFTQIGQVGLTKAMQHEAASKATAFSYIQVILSMLLGWFAFNELPSLWTLLGGGLIVIGALINVLWKR from the coding sequence ATGTTGCAACAGATACAGAACATCCCTTTGGGATTACGCTTTATGCTGCTCTCTTCGCTGGGCTTTGCGCTGATGGGGGCATCGGTGAAGGCGGTGAGTCAGTATGGTATTCCGCTGATGGAGATCGTTATTGCCCGGGCGCTGGTGTCGCTGATCATCAGTTATGTCGACGTAAAGCGTAAAGGTATCGCGATCTGGGGCCACAATAAACTGCTGCTGAGTGCCCGGGGTGTTGTCGGTGCCGCGGCGTTGATCTGCGTCTATTATTCGGTCACGACGTTGCCTCTGGCCGAGGCTACGGTACTGCAGTATCTGCACCCGGTATTTACCGCCCTGCTGGCCTTTATGTTGTTGGGGGAACGGGTTCAGGTATCGACGATGATCTGTATCTTCCTCAGTATTACCGGGCTGGTGGTGATGGTGAAACCGGATCTGTTCTTTGCTGCCGAGGTTGAGCTGCCGCTGTTCAGTGTTATCGCTGCCTTGCTGGGGGCGTTTGGCAGTGCCGTGGCTTATGTCATTGTCAGACGCTTGAGCCAGACCGAAGACAGTTCGGTGATTATTCTCTACTTCCCCTTGATCGCTTTACCTGCCGCGCTGATTCTGTCCGGCGGGGAGCTGGTGATGCCCGATGGCTACGCTCTACTGCTGCTGATTCTGGTCGGTATCTTCACACAGATAGGTCAGGTGGGGCTGACCAAAGCGATGCAGCATGAGGCGGCCAGTAAGGCGACCGCCTTCTCTTATATTCAGGTGATACTGTCTATGCTGCTGGGCTGGTTTGCCTTCAATGAACTGCCCTCGCTCTGGACGCTGCTCGGCGGCGGACTGATCGTTATCGGCGCATTGATCAACGTGCTCTGGAAGCGCTGA
- the znuB gene encoding zinc ABC transporter permease subunit ZnuB has product MADFLLFALLGGIGVALVAGPLGSFVVWRRMAYFGDTLAHSALLGIAVGVLFDINFNLAVVSCCVILALILVSLQRQKIVATDTLLGIMAHSSLSLGLVAVALLDDVRVDLMEYLFGDLLAITPDDLLWIYGGGGIVMLLIWRLWNPLLAVTINEELAQVEGVPVTRIRLALMLLIGVVIAIAMKVVGILLITSLLIIPAASARRLANSPEQMAVIASLLGVVSVCLGLYASWNFDTPAGPSVVVAALAQFLLLYSLPLRRTA; this is encoded by the coding sequence ATGGCTGATTTTCTCCTGTTTGCGCTGTTAGGCGGTATCGGTGTAGCACTGGTAGCCGGGCCGCTGGGCTCCTTTGTTGTATGGCGTCGCATGGCGTACTTCGGTGATACTCTGGCGCACTCGGCTCTGTTAGGGATCGCGGTAGGCGTGCTCTTTGATATCAACTTCAATCTGGCGGTCGTCAGCTGCTGTGTTATTTTGGCGCTGATTCTGGTTAGCCTGCAGCGACAGAAAATAGTCGCCACCGACACCCTCTTAGGCATCATGGCACACAGTAGTCTGTCGCTGGGTCTGGTCGCCGTTGCCCTGTTAGATGATGTCAGGGTCGATCTGATGGAATACCTGTTCGGTGATCTGCTGGCTATTACCCCGGATGATCTGCTGTGGATCTATGGCGGCGGGGGTATCGTCATGCTGCTGATCTGGCGACTCTGGAACCCCTTGCTGGCGGTGACCATTAACGAAGAGCTGGCGCAGGTAGAAGGAGTACCGGTCACGCGTATACGGCTGGCGCTGATGCTGTTGATCGGTGTGGTGATTGCGATTGCGATGAAGGTGGTGGGGATACTTCTGATCACCTCGCTGCTGATTATTCCCGCCGCCAGTGCCCGTCGGCTGGCCAACTCCCCGGAGCAGATGGCGGTTATTGCCAGTCTTCTGGGTGTCGTTTCGGTCTGCCTTGGGCTCTATGCCTCCTGGAATTTTGATACCCCAGCCGGGCCTTCAGTGGTGGTCGCAGCACTGGCGCAATTCCTGCTGCTCTACAGCCTGCCCCTGCGCAGAACAGCCTGA
- the znuC gene encoding zinc ABC transporter ATP-binding protein ZnuC: MSPATLVEITSLNIKFGASKVIDNVSMTLKQGEITTLIGPNGAGKTTLVKAVLGLLSPTDGVIKRSPTLRIGYMPQKLQIDATFPLTVERFLKTAAFASAEDRLQALQSVRAEALLKQSVHSLSGGEMQRVLLARALLRKPELLVLDEPAQGVDINGQIELYNLIASIRDRYNCSVLMISHDLHLVMAATDQVICLNRHICCSGHPEQVSTDPSYIELFGVPGAENLALYSHHHNHQHNEHGDIVPLEEAAEHDHSHCGGHH, encoded by the coding sequence ATGAGCCCGGCAACCCTGGTAGAAATCACCAGTCTGAATATCAAATTTGGCGCGAGCAAAGTGATCGATAATGTCTCTATGACATTAAAGCAGGGGGAGATTACCACGCTGATCGGCCCTAATGGCGCGGGAAAAACCACACTGGTCAAAGCGGTTTTAGGGCTGCTATCACCGACTGACGGGGTTATTAAGCGCTCACCAACGTTGAGAATCGGTTATATGCCTCAGAAGCTGCAGATCGATGCCACTTTTCCACTGACCGTCGAACGGTTTCTTAAAACCGCCGCCTTTGCCAGTGCCGAAGACCGCCTTCAGGCCTTACAATCGGTCCGGGCTGAAGCCCTGCTCAAGCAATCCGTTCACAGCCTCTCCGGGGGAGAGATGCAGCGCGTCCTTCTGGCAAGAGCACTGCTGCGAAAACCTGAGCTATTGGTGCTGGATGAACCCGCTCAAGGAGTGGATATTAACGGCCAGATCGAGCTGTATAACCTTATCGCCAGTATCCGTGACCGCTACAACTGCTCGGTACTGATGATCTCCCACGACCTGCACCTGGTCATGGCCGCCACCGATCAGGTCATCTGTCTGAACCGCCACATCTGTTGCTCCGGCCATCCGGAACAGGTCAGTACCGACCCGTCCTACATTGAGCTTTTTGGTGTGCCTGGGGCTGAGAATCTGGCGCTCTATAGCCACCATCATAACCACCAGCACAACGAGCATGGCGATATAGTGCCGTTAGAAGAGGCGGCAGAACATGATCATAGCCACTGCGGAGGCCACCACTGA
- a CDS encoding Fur family transcriptional regulator — protein sequence MAPQSIDNIAYQPDHDHSHCIKTALLQAQQLCKANGQRLTSIRELVLKLIWQSHKPLGAYDLLPAIAEAGFNSAPPTVYRALDFLQEQGLVHRLASLNAFIGCSHPDHFHHGYFLICQSCGTTVELESPALQSSIQSVAADAGFSVEQENIEILGRCPNCQEAK from the coding sequence ATGGCCCCACAAAGCATAGACAATATCGCCTATCAGCCCGACCACGATCATAGTCACTGCATCAAGACTGCGTTACTGCAGGCTCAGCAGTTATGTAAAGCGAATGGTCAGCGGCTCACCAGTATTCGCGAGCTGGTCCTCAAGCTCATCTGGCAAAGCCATAAACCGCTGGGCGCCTACGACCTGCTGCCCGCGATTGCTGAGGCGGGATTTAACTCGGCGCCGCCGACCGTTTATCGCGCGCTGGATTTCCTCCAGGAACAGGGGCTGGTGCACCGGTTAGCATCCCTTAACGCATTTATCGGCTGTAGCCACCCGGACCATTTCCACCACGGCTATTTCCTGATCTGCCAGAGCTGCGGTACCACGGTTGAACTTGAATCACCCGCCCTGCAAAGCAGTATTCAAAGTGTTGCCGCAGACGCCGGATTTTCCGTTGAACAGGAAAATATTGAGATTCTGGGGCGCTGCCCGAATTGCCAGGAGGCCAAATGA
- a CDS encoding zinc ABC transporter substrate-binding protein → MPAKLPLLFVSFLLSTSAWAAPTVPVKLLTSIKPIQLIATDMLGELAQVDVLLPPGSSPHHYSLKPSSIRKIHSADLFIWGGADLELFLTKSVSQLERPALALLDDTDGHPVESEETGHEDEHEHEHEAGHEDGHEHEHETGHEDEHEAGHEDGHEDGHEDGHEDGHEDGHEDGHEAGHEHSGDPHFWMTPERALVAADMIKDRLVELYPDNAALYQQAYQRFEQRLAHADQQLQEQLKLVSDVGFFVFHDAFSGFVEHYQLRQLGYFTVDPGRKPGARRLSEIREALENEQAQCVFVEPQFKAPVVDSLIRGLDIRVGRLDPLATEVSAVSGGYVDYLESLADSFSGCLSGK, encoded by the coding sequence ATGCCAGCTAAATTACCTCTATTGTTCGTATCTTTTCTGCTAAGCACCTCTGCCTGGGCGGCTCCAACAGTGCCGGTGAAGCTGCTCACCAGTATTAAACCGATTCAGCTGATCGCGACCGATATGCTGGGTGAGCTGGCTCAGGTAGATGTGCTTTTGCCACCGGGTAGTTCACCGCATCACTACTCACTGAAACCCTCCTCTATCAGAAAGATTCACAGTGCTGACCTGTTTATATGGGGGGGGGCGGATCTTGAGCTGTTTCTGACTAAAAGTGTTAGCCAATTGGAGCGCCCTGCTCTGGCCTTATTGGATGATACAGATGGCCATCCGGTTGAGTCGGAAGAGACTGGGCATGAAGACGAGCATGAACACGAGCATGAAGCTGGCCACGAAGATGGTCATGAACACGAGCATGAAACTGGTCATGAAGACGAGCATGAAGCGGGCCACGAAGACGGTCATGAAGATGGTCACGAAGACGGTCACGAAGACGGTCACGAAGACGGTCACGAAGACGGTCACGAGGCGGGACATGAACACAGTGGTGACCCGCACTTCTGGATGACGCCAGAGCGGGCATTGGTTGCCGCGGATATGATTAAAGACCGCTTGGTTGAGCTATACCCTGACAATGCAGCGCTATACCAACAGGCGTATCAGCGTTTTGAACAACGACTGGCGCATGCGGATCAACAGCTACAGGAACAATTAAAGCTTGTTAGTGATGTTGGATTTTTTGTCTTTCATGACGCTTTCAGCGGCTTTGTTGAGCACTACCAGTTGCGTCAACTGGGTTACTTTACAGTTGATCCGGGTCGTAAACCGGGTGCGCGTCGGTTGAGTGAAATCCGAGAGGCGCTGGAGAATGAGCAGGCTCAGTGTGTCTTTGTGGAACCTCAGTTTAAAGCACCGGTGGTGGATAGCCTGATTCGTGGACTGGATATCCGTGTGGGACGTCTGGATCCCCTTGCTACAGAAGTGAGCGCCGTGAGTGGAGGCTACGTTGACTACCTGGAATCACTGGCAGATAGCTTCAGTGGCTGTCTATCGGGGAAATAA